One genomic window of Quercus lobata isolate SW786 chromosome 9, ValleyOak3.0 Primary Assembly, whole genome shotgun sequence includes the following:
- the LOC115960621 gene encoding fimbrin-2: MSGYVGILVSDPLLQNQFTQVELRSLKTHFMSMRRESGRVTLGELASKMSRLKVVGENLTEEERASFIHDFYPDHHDHDDVDFELFLRVYLELQAHASARTGSNTKNSSAFLKAATTTLLHTISQSEKASYVAHINNYLAEDQFLKQYLPIDPSTNDLFEIAKDGVLLCKLINVAVPGTIDDRAVNTKRVLNPWERNENHTLCLNSAKAIGCTVVNIGTQDFIEGRRHLVLGVISQIIKIQLLADLNLKKTPQLVELVDDSKDVEELMSLPPEKILLRWMNFQLKKAGYKKIVTNFSSDIKDGEAYAHLLNVLAPEHSHQSTLAAKNPLERAKLVLEHADRMGCKRYLTAKDIVEGSPNLNLAFVAHIFQHRNGLSTQTKQISFLETLPDDALVSREERAFRLWMNSLGNSTYINNVFEDLRNGWVLLETLDKVSPGIVNWKIANKPPIKMPFRKVENCNQVVKIGKQLKFSLVNVAGNDIVQGNKKLILAYLWQLMRCNILQLLKNLRFHSHGKEITDVDILEWANSKVSNSGSQSRMDSFKDKRLSDGIFFLELLSSVQPRAVNWSLVTKGITDEAKKMNATYIISIARKLGCSIFLLPEDITEVNQKMILTLTASIMYWFLKQPVEERPSGTSDSESGSQSETISNSTIDDSASESSIEENGNM, translated from the exons atgTCTGGTTATGTAGGCATTCTGGTTTCAGATCCATTGCTTCAGAACCAGTTCACTCAAGTTGAACTCCGCAGCTTAAAAACTCAC TTTATGAGCATGAGGAGAGAGAGTGGGAGAGTGACACTGGGAGAGCTGGCGTCGAAGATGTCTCGTTTGAAAGTGGTTGGAGAGAATCTCACTGAAGAAGAGAGAGCTTCGTTTATCCATGATTTCTATCCTGATCATCATGACCACGACGATGTCGACTTCGAGCTTTTTCTTAGA GTATATTTGGAACTCCAAGCCCATGCTAGTGCTAGAACTGGAAGTAATACTAAGAACTCATCTGCATTCCTAAAGGCTGCCACCACAACATTGCTTCACACAATTAGCCAATCAGAGAAGGCCTCTTATGTTGCACACATCAATAACTACCTTGCAGAAGATCAGTTTTTAAAGCAATACCTTCCTATCGATCCTTCAACCAATGATCTCTTCGAGATTGCAAAAGATGGAGTTCTTCTCTG TAAGTTAATTAATGTAGCAGTTCCGGGAACTATTGATGATCGTGCTGTTAACACAAAGAGAGTGCTCAATCCATGGGAAAGGAATGAGAATCATACACTCTGCCTCAACTCTGCTAAGGCCATTGGATGTACCGTTGTCAATATAGGGACTCAGGACTTTATTGAAGGAAGG CGTCATCTTGTGCTTGGAGTGATCTCTCAGATCATTAAG ATACAATTACTAGCAGACCTCAACCTAAAGAAGACACCTCAGTTGGTGGAGTTGGTAGATGATAGTAAG GATGTGGAAGAGTTGATGAGTCTACCACCAGAGAAGATCTTATTGAGGTGGATGAATTTTCAATTAAAGAAAGCTGGATACAAGAAGATTGTCACAAACTTCTCGTCTGACATAAAG GATGGAGAAGCTTATGCCCACCTCTTAAATGTACTTGCACCAGAGCACAGTCATCAATCTACATTGGCAGCAAAAAATCCTTTGGAAAGAGCAAAGTTAGTTCTGGAACATGCAGATAGGATGGGCTGTAAGAGATACTTGACTGCAAAAGATATTGTGGAAGGTTCCCCAAATCTGAACCTTGCTTTTGTTGCACATATTTTTCAGCATAG GAATGGGCTCTCgacccaaacaaaacaaatatctttCCTTGAAACTTTGCCAGATGATGCCCTAGTGTCCAGAGAAGAGAGAGCATTTCGCCTTTGGATGAATAGTCTTGGAAATTCAACATATATCAACAATGTCTTTGAAGACCTTAGAAATGG GTGGGTACTTTTGGAGACCCTAGACAAGGTGTCGCCAGGGATTGTCAATTGGAAGATTGCAAATAAGCCTCCAATAAAGATGCCTTTTAGAAAAGTAGAGAACTGTAACCAGGTGGTGAAAATTGGGAAACAATTGAAGTTTTCCCTGGTTAATGTTGCTGGAAATGATATTGTGCAGGGAAATAAAAAGTTGATATTAG CTTATTTGTGGCAATTAATGCGATGCAACATCCTCCAACTTTTAAAGAACCTGAGATTTCATTCTCATGGGAAGGAAATCACAGATGTTGATATTCTAGAGTGGGCTAACTCCAAAGTGAGCAACTCGGGAAGCCAGAGTCGCATGGATAGTTTTAAG gaTAAACGCTTGTCAGATGGGATTTTTTTCCTTGAGCTGCTTAGCTCTGTGCAGCCTCGAGCTGTAAATTGGAGTCTTGTTACAAAAGGCATAACAG ATGAAGCGAAAAAGATGAATGCCACCTACATCATTAGTATTGCAAGGAAGCTTGGATGTTCGATATTTTTGCTTCCTGAAGACATAACTGAG GTGAATCAAAAGATGATCCTTACATTAACGGCAAGTATTATGTATTGGTTCTTAAAACAACCAGTGGAAGAAAGGCCATCTGGAACTTCAGATAGTGAAAGTGGAAGCCAATCAGAGACAATATCAAATTCCACAATAGATGATTCTGCTTCGGAATCATCAATAGAGGAGAATGGGAATATGTAA
- the LOC115961863 gene encoding uncharacterized protein LOC115961863, which produces MAKKKAPMEISVKMDKKIWHTYVVNIGEEFMINTTWVVQDEEHLSFCIGEIREIYGKKTNLVVGLCADTSHRYGGGLYNYTGKAKDDPIQLLQLCVGSHCILYNLDDVNYSRRGFMTNIKHKVLKGFLYDKHTTVVGVGIKEVAEKLERETGVIIKNPVELRKLAEAEKSLKGNNVSGSKLADLAKLVLGEPMHFVKPKKTTWWSDEDDASGDPLLSKDLILYATVEALLAYEIGSKLLRCSYR; this is translated from the coding sequence ATGGCCAAGAAGAAAGCACCCATGGAGATTAGCGTTAAGATGGACAAGAAAATCTGGCACACATACGTAGTTAACATTGGTGAAGAATTCATGATAAACACCACATGGGTTGTTCAAGATGAGGAACATCTCAGTTTCTGTATAGGCGAGATACGAGAAATATATGGCAAGAAAACGAATCTTGTTGTTGGCCTGTGTGCTGATACCAGCCACCGCTATGGAGGAGGTCTCTACAACTACACAGGGAAGGCGAAAGATGATCCAATTCAATTGTTGCAGCTATGCGTTGGGAGTCACTGCATTCTCTATAACCTTGATGATGTTAATTATTCCAGACGCGGTTTCATGACCAATATCAAGCACAAAGTTCTGAAGGGCTTTCTTTATGATAAACACACCACTGTGGTTGGTGTTGGGATCAAAGAGGTGGCAGAGAAGCTCGAAAGAGAGACGGGTGTGATCATAAAGAATCCGGTGGAGCTTCGAAAACTGGCTGAAGCGGAAAAGAGTTTGAAGGGAAACAATGTCAGTGGGTCCAAATTAGCAGATTTAGCCAAACTGGTATTGGGTGAACCCATGCATTTTGTAAAGCCAAAGAAGACGACATGGTGGAGCGATGAAGATGATGCGTCTGGGGATCCTCTACTTTCAAAGGATCTAATTTTGTATGCTACTGTTGAAGCTTTGCTTGCCTATGAGATTGGATCCAAGTTGTTGAGATGTTCCTATAGGTAG